Proteins encoded by one window of Lycium barbarum isolate Lr01 chromosome 11, ASM1917538v2, whole genome shotgun sequence:
- the LOC132618023 gene encoding uncharacterized protein LOC132618023, whose amino-acid sequence MAEELHSVREGGKVLRKRKMGGHNKKGGKGKKKQKGVPYTEKRVKIDNKMKKLFEKRARDYNSDNDDDDNNDAEPALVNRAKSTSYGKEQHTSYGKEKHTPYSKEKRASYGKVEDDFEEEWADDGEEDGDEEIEISEDEDGEIQPGITKFIDGCKAFRLAFKKLLKKSASDDILGPVLSAHKKLVAEKLAEEDVERKVKGEAKKEKHLIREKGHVKPANFLNSHEKSLIGVATKGVVKLFNAVNKAQHAQKGLNPSRSKDEKAIKKRRREVFFSELGKTPSKAGASNSSKDEGPSWAPLRDNYMLTNPKLKDWDKNSDTAVADDVKMSADSDSSDDE is encoded by the exons ATGGCTGAAGAATTGCATTCAGTTAGAGAAGGTGGAAAAGTGTTAAGGAAAAGAAAGATGGGGGGGCACAACAAGAAAGGTGGTAAGGGAAAGAAGAAGCAAAAGGGTGTGCCATATACTGAAAAAAGAGTAAAAATAGACAATAAAATGAAGAAGCTTTTCGAGAAGAGAGCAAGAGACTATAACtccgataatgatgacgatgataataatgatgctgaACCCGCCCTTGTAAATAGAGCTAAATCCACATCATATGGTAAAGAGCAACACACatcatatggtaaagagaaacACACACCGTATAGTAAAGAGAAACGTGCATCATATGGTAAAGTGGAGGATGATTTTGAAGAGGAATGGGCGGATGATGGAGAAGAGGATGGCGATGAGGAAATTGAGATATCGGAAGATGAAGATGGGGAAATTCAGCCTGGAATTACAAAGTTCATAGATGGTTGTAAAGCATTCAGATTGGCGTTCAAGAAGTTACTAAAGAAGTCTGCTTCTGATGATATACTG GGTCCTGTCTTATCAGCACACAAGAAGCTTGTAGCAGAGAAGCTTGCTGAAGAAGATGTAGAACGAAAGGTTAAGGGGGAGGCAAAAAAGGAGAAACACTTG ATAAGAGAAAAGGGACATGTGAAACCTGCAAATTTTTTGAACTCCCATGAAAAGTCTCTAATAGGAGTTGCAACAAAGGGAG TTGTCAAGTTATTCAATGCT GTTAACAAAGCACAACATGCTCAAAAAGGCTTAAATCCCTCAAGGTCAAAAGATGAGAAAG CAATTAAGAAGCGACGTAGAGAAGTCTTTTTCTCCGAATTGGGCAAGACACCATCAAAG GCCGGTGCATCCAATTCTTCAAAAGATGAAGGTCCCTCATGGGCTCCTCTACGTGATAATTACATGCTGACAAATCCCAAGTTAAAGGACTGGGATAAAAACTCG GACACAGCTGTTGCAGACGACGTGAAGATGTCAGCTGATTCAGATTCATCTGATGATGAATAA